A single genomic interval of Gemmatimonadota bacterium harbors:
- a CDS encoding TonB-dependent receptor plug domain-containing protein, with product MSPTSLNRKALLSGITLIAAFLFTPNAPPAAAQEVGSVVGTVVDEASGRRLADAQVLVTGTGIGGLTNAAGFFRLGAVPVGSAEISVSLIGYQRTTQTVTVAPAGVSVEFRMSQTAISLGEIVVTGVGQATERRALGTTVDVISAAEIDQAPVQNVAQLLQGRVAGATVNATSSQPGTGSLINFRGVSSVVGAQTPVIYIDGVRVDNDQSTAAGTGGEQSSALADLMASDIERIEITKGGAASTLYGSDAATGVIQIFTKRGTPGAPKVTARIERAYEVPELKYMFDVGLTFPDLVAAGEAPATLLADQYWRNGQAQTYYVGVNGGTAAVTYRLSGRINQTDGTQPKNGSVQYNLSGGMQATISDRLRVEFSGAYTRSSFDRLFNGTAIADPITTFEVGDALFFSGESTLQGALEMFLRPDITEEVNRFLVSGGGHFNWNDDVETRFTVGVDARTNHQRVLQPIGFTPGEPTGSLTRFNREFTSVSLNLATTWRTRLNDGLSSALTFGAQGFRDDESVFNANGTGFALPGSEDFGSAAEVSAGEGNSELFNGGVFVDEQLAFQDKLFIGGGVRIDAGSSFGDEIAYQAYPKGTLSYVISEESFMPGGDILNELKLRGAYGRTGKFPGPFLRDRTFSAIPFRGESAPSFANPGNDELKPEVTSTIEYGFDAALLDNRIGVGFTYFDAVTSDALFLVPEQPSTGLGNQLRNVGEIANTGIEVALSATVLNIEDYVWSLSGTFNTVTNEVTDMGSAADFNIEAQKRVSEGKPVGTWWMTHPVDTNGDGLADGSETQFVTKEDGSYASPQPDQFGAFSTQLTLWNRLSLSALADWATGAYVFDYGSVWATFNAIYRREEIEGVTFPDRYDTSGTGIGKYSQSAARRAFLYEGDWLKLREVSARYELPESLVGDRAERASIYASVRNLAIWSSTAMVDPELSGVTGGGLELGGESSITASPNRAFRFGLEFVF from the coding sequence ATGTCACCAACATCGTTAAATCGAAAGGCGCTGCTCTCAGGGATCACCCTGATCGCGGCGTTTCTGTTCACACCCAACGCGCCTCCCGCCGCTGCGCAGGAGGTCGGTTCCGTCGTCGGTACGGTGGTCGACGAGGCCTCCGGAAGACGTCTCGCCGACGCTCAGGTTCTGGTGACCGGTACCGGGATCGGAGGGCTCACCAACGCCGCCGGCTTCTTCAGGCTAGGAGCGGTTCCCGTGGGTTCAGCGGAGATCTCCGTCAGTCTGATCGGGTATCAGCGCACGACACAGACCGTCACCGTCGCTCCCGCCGGCGTCTCGGTCGAGTTTCGGATGAGCCAGACGGCCATCTCGCTCGGTGAAATCGTGGTCACCGGCGTCGGCCAAGCCACCGAGCGGCGCGCGCTCGGCACGACCGTGGACGTGATCTCCGCAGCGGAGATAGATCAGGCACCGGTTCAGAACGTGGCTCAGCTCCTCCAGGGCCGAGTCGCGGGGGCGACCGTCAACGCCACCTCCTCCCAGCCCGGCACCGGCAGCCTCATCAACTTCCGGGGCGTCTCCTCGGTGGTCGGCGCACAGACTCCGGTCATCTATATCGATGGCGTGCGCGTGGACAACGACCAGTCCACTGCGGCCGGGACGGGCGGCGAGCAGTCAAGCGCACTGGCCGACCTCATGGCCTCGGACATCGAGCGCATCGAGATCACCAAGGGCGGTGCGGCGAGCACCCTCTACGGCTCGGACGCCGCCACGGGCGTCATCCAGATCTTCACCAAGCGGGGCACGCCGGGGGCTCCCAAGGTGACGGCGCGGATCGAACGCGCCTACGAAGTGCCGGAGCTCAAGTACATGTTCGACGTGGGGCTCACCTTCCCGGACCTGGTCGCGGCGGGGGAGGCTCCGGCCACCCTTCTCGCCGACCAGTACTGGCGAAACGGCCAGGCCCAGACCTACTACGTGGGTGTCAACGGGGGCACCGCCGCCGTCACCTACCGTCTGAGCGGACGGATCAACCAGACGGATGGAACCCAGCCCAAGAACGGCTCGGTCCAGTACAACCTCTCCGGCGGGATGCAGGCGACGATCTCCGACCGCCTGCGGGTGGAGTTCTCCGGCGCCTACACTCGCTCCAGCTTCGACCGTCTCTTCAATGGAACCGCCATCGCCGACCCTATCACCACTTTCGAGGTGGGCGACGCGCTCTTCTTCTCGGGTGAATCGACCCTCCAGGGCGCGCTCGAAATGTTCTTGCGCCCCGACATCACCGAAGAGGTCAACCGCTTCCTGGTGAGCGGCGGAGGACACTTCAATTGGAACGACGATGTGGAGACCCGCTTCACGGTGGGCGTGGACGCGCGCACCAACCACCAGCGGGTCCTGCAGCCGATCGGGTTCACTCCGGGAGAACCCACGGGATCGCTGACGCGGTTCAACAGGGAGTTCACCTCGGTCTCACTCAACCTGGCCACCACCTGGCGGACTCGGTTGAACGACGGACTAAGCTCGGCTCTGACCTTCGGCGCCCAGGGCTTCCGCGACGACGAGTCCGTCTTCAACGCGAACGGCACCGGCTTCGCCCTCCCCGGCTCCGAGGACTTCGGGTCCGCCGCAGAGGTCTCGGCTGGTGAAGGCAACTCGGAGCTCTTCAACGGCGGAGTGTTCGTCGACGAGCAGCTCGCCTTTCAGGACAAGCTCTTCATCGGCGGCGGCGTGCGCATCGACGCCGGCTCCTCGTTCGGAGACGAGATCGCCTACCAGGCCTATCCGAAGGGCACGCTTTCCTACGTGATCTCGGAGGAGTCCTTCATGCCGGGCGGCGATATCCTGAACGAACTGAAGCTGCGCGGCGCGTACGGGCGCACCGGAAAGTTCCCTGGTCCCTTCCTCCGCGACCGCACCTTTTCCGCCATTCCGTTCCGGGGCGAGAGTGCGCCTTCCTTCGCCAATCCGGGAAACGACGAACTCAAGCCCGAGGTCACCTCGACCATCGAGTACGGCTTCGACGCGGCGCTTCTTGACAACCGCATCGGGGTGGGCTTCACCTACTTCGACGCAGTCACGAGCGACGCGCTCTTCCTGGTCCCGGAGCAGCCTTCCACGGGCCTGGGCAACCAGCTTCGCAACGTCGGAGAGATCGCCAACACTGGTATCGAGGTCGCGCTTAGCGCCACCGTGCTCAACATCGAGGACTACGTGTGGAGCCTGAGCGGTACCTTCAACACGGTCACCAACGAAGTGACCGACATGGGTTCCGCAGCCGACTTCAACATCGAGGCCCAGAAGAGAGTCAGCGAGGGCAAGCCGGTGGGAACGTGGTGGATGACCCATCCCGTCGACACCAACGGCGACGGTCTCGCCGACGGCTCGGAGACGCAGTTCGTCACCAAGGAGGACGGCAGCTACGCCAGCCCGCAACCGGATCAGTTCGGGGCCTTCTCCACTCAGCTCACCCTCTGGAACAGGCTCTCGCTCTCGGCGTTGGCGGACTGGGCCACCGGCGCCTACGTCTTCGACTACGGGTCGGTGTGGGCGACTTTCAACGCCATCTACCGCCGCGAGGAGATCGAGGGCGTGACCTTCCCGGATCGCTACGACACCTCCGGGACGGGAATCGGCAAGTACTCGCAGAGCGCGGCGCGCCGGGCGTTCCTCTACGAGGGCGACTGGCTGAAGCTCAGAGAGGTGAGCGCGCGTTACGAGCTGCCCGAGAGCCTGGTCGGAGACCGGGCCGAGAGGGCGAGCATCTATGCGAGCGTCCGCAATCTGGCCATCTGGTCGTCCACGGCCATGGTCGATCCCGAACTCAGCGGCGTCACCGGCGGCGGTCTGGAGCTCGGTGGAGAATCGAGCATCACCGCCTCGCCGAACCGGGCGTTCCGGTTCGGCCTCGAGTTCGTGTTTTAG
- a CDS encoding homocysteine S-methyltransferase family protein, producing the protein MNVVRSWIADGRPHLFDGGMGTALYERGVFVNVCYDELNLSAPELITEIHRGYVAAGTEIVETNTFGANPVRLSAYGLDKRTREINRGAAGLARTAGAPAVAGAIGPLGVRVEPAGAVTHEEAKGRFLPQLEGLLEGGVDCLVLETFSDLSEIATALAAAREATRLPVFAQMTVNGDGRTACGASPGRIAATLADGGADVVGLNCSVGPAVTLDAIEEMAEEVELPLSAQPNTGMPRNVSDRKIYMASPEYMARYARRLVNAGARFIGGCCGTTPVHIRAMADAFNGMRR; encoded by the coding sequence ATGAATGTGGTCCGCTCCTGGATCGCCGACGGCCGACCGCACCTCTTCGACGGGGGCATGGGAACGGCCCTCTACGAACGCGGCGTCTTCGTGAACGTGTGCTACGACGAACTCAACCTATCCGCGCCTGAGCTCATCACCGAGATCCACCGCGGATACGTTGCCGCCGGTACCGAGATCGTGGAGACGAACACCTTCGGGGCGAACCCGGTCCGGCTCTCCGCCTACGGCCTGGACAAGCGCACCCGGGAGATCAATCGAGGAGCGGCCGGACTGGCGCGTACGGCCGGCGCCCCCGCCGTTGCCGGGGCCATCGGACCGCTCGGGGTCAGGGTCGAGCCTGCCGGTGCGGTAACGCACGAAGAGGCGAAGGGGCGCTTCCTGCCTCAGCTCGAGGGGCTGCTCGAGGGCGGCGTCGACTGCCTGGTCCTCGAAACCTTTTCCGACCTGAGCGAGATCGCCACCGCCCTGGCGGCGGCACGGGAGGCGACCCGGCTCCCCGTTTTCGCGCAGATGACCGTGAACGGGGACGGACGGACCGCCTGCGGCGCGAGCCCCGGACGAATCGCGGCAACGCTCGCAGACGGGGGCGCCGACGTGGTCGGACTCAACTGTTCGGTCGGACCGGCGGTCACCCTCGACGCCATCGAGGAAATGGCCGAGGAGGTCGAGCTCCCGCTCTCCGCCCAGCCCAACACCGGCATGCCGAGGAACGTCAGCGACCGCAAGATCTACATGGCGAGCCCGGAGTACATGGCCCGTTACGCCCGCAGGCTCGTGAACGCCGGCGCCCGCTTCATCGGAGGCTGCTGCGGGACCACCCCCGTGCACATCCGGGCGATGGCGGACGCGTTCAACGGAATGCGGAGGTGA
- a CDS encoding SDR family NAD(P)-dependent oxidoreductase: MSAPPLARRVEVRPRHTATLTAALLLVPLGFATDSVGAQVTREPSPGQRVALVTGSTSGLGRELAIRLGARGDHVIVHGRNEERGAEVVDAINAAGPGSARFYRADFASLAAVRRFAGRLLADYDRMDILINNAGFGSAPDERLLTDDGHEYRYQVNYLSPFLLTRMLLPRLRSSAPSRIVNVSSGAQTPIDFDDVMIERNFSGRRAYAQSKLAQVMFTHDLAEELAETGIVVGSLHPATYMPTGMVRRLGVTPRSTIAEGADAVMQVVDSDDFESGQYFSGLRPARANDQTYDPEARARLRRLSEELTGVGAGR; this comes from the coding sequence ATGTCTGCCCCGCCCCTTGCCCGCCGCGTCGAGGTTCGGCCCCGCCACACGGCCACCCTCACAGCCGCCCTGCTCCTCGTTCCGCTCGGCTTCGCAACCGACTCCGTTGGGGCCCAGGTCACCCGAGAGCCCTCTCCGGGCCAGCGGGTCGCGCTTGTGACCGGATCGACCTCCGGACTGGGGAGGGAGCTGGCCATCCGTCTCGGCGCTCGCGGCGATCACGTCATCGTGCACGGTCGCAACGAGGAACGGGGTGCCGAGGTGGTGGACGCGATCAACGCGGCGGGACCGGGAAGCGCTCGCTTCTACCGGGCCGACTTCGCTTCGCTAGCTGCGGTGAGGCGGTTCGCGGGGAGGTTGCTGGCCGACTACGACCGAATGGACATCCTCATCAACAACGCGGGATTCGGCTCCGCTCCCGACGAGCGACTCCTCACCGACGACGGGCACGAATACCGTTATCAGGTCAACTACCTCTCCCCCTTCCTGTTGACACGGATGCTCTTGCCGAGGCTCCGTTCTAGCGCTCCGTCGCGCATCGTCAACGTGTCGTCGGGAGCCCAGACGCCGATCGATTTCGACGACGTGATGATCGAGCGAAACTTCAGCGGTCGCCGCGCCTACGCCCAGAGCAAGCTCGCCCAAGTCATGTTCACGCACGATCTGGCGGAGGAACTGGCGGAAACCGGCATCGTCGTAGGCTCGTTGCATCCGGCCACCTACATGCCTACCGGGATGGTGCGTCGGCTCGGAGTGACCCCGCGGTCCACAATCGCCGAGGGCGCCGACGCCGTGATGCAGGTCGTGGACTCCGACGACTTCGAGAGTGGTCAGTACTTCAGCGGCCTTCGACCGGCCCGCGCGAACGACCAGACCTACGACCCGGAGGCCCGAGCCAGGTTGAGACGGTTGAGCGAAGAACTGACGGGAGTGGGGGCGGGAAGGTAG
- the metH gene encoding methionine synthase has translation MPAQDRTGLLRQALSERILVLDGAMGTALQAYDLTESDFRSTRFAESETALFGQNDLLTLTQPEIVREIHASYLAAGADIIETNTFGATSIALADYGLESIARELNRKAALLARGAADEAERRDSGRPRWVAGAIGPTNRTASISADVSDPGARTITFDDLRHAYAEQALALIDGGADLLLVETAFDTLNAKAALFAISEVLAERGTDLPVAVSGTITDLSGRTLSGQTAEAFYHSVSHGVQPGPGRSSGLLAVGFNCALGVTELRPHVRALAEVASVPVLCYPNAGLPDELGEYNDTPELMAEAMAELAAEGVLNIVGGCCGTTAEHVAAMAEAVRGVPPRRIAHPPRLTRLSGLEPFVVNPGGAFFVNVGERTNVTGSRKFARLVREESPEVVAVAREQVEGGAQVVDVNMDDALLDSATEMTRFLNLVAAEPDVARVPVMVDSSEWDVIEAGLKCLQGKGVINSISLKDGEELFRERARLARRYGAAVVVMAFDEEGQADSVDRRVAICERAYALLMEEDFPPEDVIFDPNVFAVATGIPEHDRYAVDFFEATRRIKASCPHALVSGGVSNVSFSFRGSPALREAMHSAFLRHGIEAGMDMAIVNAGALPIYDELPTELLEPVEDVLLARRPAATEQLVEIAQELRGAVRADDGRTPKWRGLPLEERISHALVHGIDGFIESDVEEARQLLGVALAVIEGPLMAGMDRVGELFGSGRIFLPQVVKSARIMKKAVAELTPHLERERRESLDGGDAGRADEDAEGGGDLGRGRGGFGHKGRILLATVKGDVHDIGKNILAVVLRCNGYEVIDLGVMVPAERILETARQREVDIIGLSGLITPSLRQMMLFAREMERQELNLPLLIGGATTSRTHTALRIEPEYTLGPAVHVADASRAVGVVGALFDPKRRRDYVSNVRDEYDALRRRPGRKGRRPALLSIADARASGPKLDWTGYEPPVPPLPGVHTFSPSIAELSPYIDWGPFFATWELRGSFPGILDDPELGGQARELLEEAELLLETLEKDRRVRPRGVAGLFPAFSEGDDVLLDASGVDGPVRVPFLRQQFRKQGRAASCLADFVAPANAGRDDWIGAFAVTSGREIENLAAEASAAGDDFRSILVKAIGDRLAEAFAEHMHERVRTELWGYAANEELSADDLVAERYRGIRPAPGYPACPDHTQKELIFELLDAGNLGLRLTESCAMSPASSVAGWYFSHPEARYFGIGRVGRDQVRDYACRWDRPLAEVEEWLAPNLGYEPTAPEAVR, from the coding sequence TTGCCTGCCCAAGATCGAACCGGCCTGCTTCGCCAGGCTCTCTCCGAGCGCATTCTCGTCCTCGACGGGGCGATGGGGACCGCGCTTCAAGCGTACGACCTGACGGAATCGGACTTCCGGTCGACGCGCTTCGCCGAGTCGGAGACGGCTCTCTTCGGGCAGAACGACCTTCTAACGCTCACCCAGCCCGAGATCGTCCGCGAGATACACGCTTCCTATCTCGCCGCCGGCGCCGACATTATCGAGACCAACACCTTCGGCGCGACCTCGATCGCACTCGCGGACTACGGTCTCGAGTCCATTGCGCGGGAGCTCAATCGGAAAGCCGCCCTCCTGGCTCGGGGCGCGGCCGACGAAGCCGAACGACGTGACTCCGGCCGACCCCGCTGGGTTGCGGGCGCCATAGGACCCACCAACCGCACCGCATCCATCTCCGCCGACGTTTCGGATCCGGGTGCGCGCACAATCACCTTCGACGACCTGCGCCACGCCTACGCCGAGCAGGCCCTCGCTCTGATCGATGGCGGCGCCGATCTCCTCCTTGTCGAGACGGCCTTCGACACCCTGAACGCCAAGGCGGCGCTCTTCGCCATTTCGGAGGTGCTCGCCGAACGCGGCACCGACCTCCCTGTGGCGGTCTCCGGTACCATTACCGACCTTAGCGGTCGCACCCTCTCCGGCCAGACTGCGGAAGCCTTCTACCACTCGGTCTCCCACGGCGTCCAGCCGGGTCCGGGCCGGAGCTCCGGGCTCCTCGCGGTCGGTTTCAACTGCGCTTTGGGCGTGACCGAGCTTCGTCCCCACGTGCGCGCGCTGGCCGAGGTGGCTTCAGTTCCCGTACTCTGCTATCCGAACGCCGGCCTGCCCGACGAGCTGGGGGAGTACAACGACACGCCGGAGTTGATGGCGGAGGCGATGGCCGAACTCGCTGCGGAGGGGGTCCTCAACATCGTGGGAGGCTGTTGCGGAACGACCGCCGAGCATGTGGCGGCGATGGCGGAGGCGGTAAGGGGCGTGCCGCCGCGCAGGATCGCCCATCCGCCCCGACTCACCCGCCTCTCCGGCCTCGAACCGTTCGTGGTCAACCCGGGCGGGGCGTTCTTCGTCAACGTCGGCGAGCGCACCAACGTCACCGGGTCGCGGAAATTCGCCCGCCTCGTGCGGGAGGAAAGCCCGGAGGTCGTCGCCGTGGCCCGAGAGCAGGTGGAGGGCGGCGCCCAGGTGGTCGACGTGAACATGGACGACGCGCTTCTCGACTCCGCGACCGAGATGACGCGCTTCCTCAACCTCGTCGCCGCGGAGCCCGACGTGGCGCGGGTGCCGGTCATGGTGGATTCCTCCGAGTGGGACGTGATCGAGGCCGGCCTCAAGTGCCTCCAGGGAAAGGGAGTGATCAACTCCATCTCCCTCAAGGACGGGGAGGAGCTGTTTCGGGAACGCGCACGCCTCGCCCGGCGCTACGGGGCGGCGGTCGTGGTGATGGCCTTCGACGAGGAAGGCCAAGCGGACAGCGTCGACCGCAGGGTCGCGATCTGCGAACGCGCATACGCGCTACTCATGGAGGAGGACTTTCCGCCCGAAGACGTCATCTTCGACCCGAACGTCTTCGCGGTCGCGACGGGGATCCCGGAGCACGACCGCTACGCCGTCGACTTTTTCGAAGCCACCCGTCGCATAAAGGCGAGCTGTCCGCACGCGCTGGTAAGCGGCGGAGTGAGCAACGTCTCATTCTCGTTCCGAGGTTCGCCGGCTCTGCGCGAGGCGATGCACTCGGCCTTTCTCCGCCACGGGATCGAGGCAGGGATGGACATGGCGATCGTCAATGCCGGTGCGCTGCCCATCTACGACGAACTGCCGACGGAGCTTCTGGAACCCGTGGAGGACGTCTTGCTCGCGCGCCGTCCCGCTGCGACCGAACAGTTGGTCGAGATCGCCCAGGAGCTGCGCGGCGCCGTCCGCGCCGACGACGGGCGAACGCCCAAGTGGAGAGGCCTTCCGCTCGAGGAGCGCATCTCCCATGCGCTCGTTCACGGTATCGACGGGTTCATCGAGAGCGACGTCGAGGAGGCCAGGCAGCTGCTGGGCGTTGCGCTGGCGGTCATAGAAGGGCCGCTCATGGCCGGCATGGACCGCGTGGGCGAACTCTTCGGTTCGGGGCGCATCTTTCTTCCGCAGGTGGTGAAGAGCGCCCGGATCATGAAGAAGGCGGTCGCAGAACTCACACCCCATCTCGAACGCGAGCGGCGGGAGAGCCTCGACGGCGGCGACGCCGGCAGAGCCGACGAAGACGCGGAAGGCGGCGGCGATCTCGGACGAGGCCGCGGCGGGTTCGGACACAAGGGACGCATTCTGCTGGCGACGGTGAAGGGCGACGTTCACGACATCGGCAAGAACATCCTCGCAGTCGTTCTCCGCTGCAACGGCTACGAGGTGATCGATCTGGGCGTCATGGTGCCCGCCGAGCGCATCCTGGAGACCGCGCGCCAACGGGAGGTCGACATCATCGGTCTCTCCGGCCTCATCACACCCTCCCTGCGTCAGATGATGCTTTTCGCCCGCGAAATGGAAAGGCAGGAGCTGAACCTGCCGCTCCTCATCGGGGGCGCCACCACATCGCGAACCCATACGGCGCTCCGCATCGAGCCCGAGTACACCCTGGGCCCGGCGGTCCATGTCGCCGACGCCTCCCGCGCCGTCGGCGTCGTCGGCGCGCTCTTCGATCCCAAGCGCAGGCGGGACTACGTTTCGAACGTCCGAGACGAGTACGACGCCCTCCGTCGCCGGCCCGGACGAAAAGGAAGGCGCCCCGCCCTTCTCTCCATCGCTGACGCCCGGGCCTCGGGACCGAAACTCGACTGGACAGGCTACGAGCCGCCCGTTCCCCCACTCCCGGGGGTGCACACGTTCTCGCCGAGCATCGCCGAGCTATCCCCGTATATCGACTGGGGGCCTTTCTTCGCGACGTGGGAGCTGCGCGGCAGCTTTCCTGGGATCCTGGACGATCCCGAACTCGGGGGCCAGGCGCGCGAGCTGCTGGAAGAGGCGGAGCTCCTGCTGGAAACCCTGGAGAAGGACCGGCGGGTGCGGCCGCGCGGGGTCGCCGGACTCTTCCCCGCGTTCAGCGAAGGGGACGACGTGCTTCTCGATGCGTCCGGCGTCGATGGGCCGGTGCGGGTCCCGTTCCTCAGGCAGCAATTCCGCAAGCAGGGACGGGCCGCATCGTGCCTCGCCGACTTCGTCGCCCCGGCCAATGCGGGAAGAGACGACTGGATCGGGGCCTTCGCAGTCACTTCCGGTCGTGAGATCGAGAATCTCGCCGCCGAGGCGTCTGCGGCAGGAGACGATTTCCGTTCCATTCTGGTCAAGGCGATCGGCGACCGTCTAGCCGAAGCCTTCGCCGAACATATGCACGAGCGGGTGCGCACGGAGCTTTGGGGCTATGCCGCGAACGAGGAACTGTCGGCCGACGACCTCGTGGCCGAACGCTACCGGGGCATACGTCCGGCGCCCGGTTATCCGGCCTGCCCCGACCACACTCAGAAGGAACTCATTTTCGAGCTGCTCGACGCCGGCAACCTGGGGCTTCGGCTTACGGAGAGCTGCGCGATGTCGCCCGCCTCGTCGGTCGCGGGCTGGTACTTCTCCCATCCCGAGGCCAGGTACTTCGGAATCGGACGCGTCGGACGCGACCAGGTGCGGGACTACGCCTGCCGCTGGGATCGCCCCCTCGCCGAGGTCGAAGAATGGCTGGCGCCTAACCTGGGTTACGAACCGACAGCGCCGGAGGCGGTCCGATGA
- a CDS encoding aldo/keto reductase: protein MKLTRRDWLKLTAGSGAGFALTPTLLQALTRQEIMTRAVPGTSEMLPVVGLGSSATFSRVARSDDVSAIRAVLQTFVDNGGSVFDTAPSYGASEEVAGEVANDLGIQDRIFWATKVNVAGRGGGSADPDEARAQVRRSFDRFRLPVVDLIQVHNLGDPPTQLGILKEEKEAARVRYIGITSTSERRYPDLAAVMRNEPIDFIGVDYAVDNRASAEEILPLARERGIGVLIYAPFGRTRLWNRVSGRDVPEWAGEFDAHSWAQFFLKFVLANEAVTVVTPATSRPEHMVDNLGAGMGGLPDEDQVERMVRLVEDLPPA from the coding sequence ATGAAGCTCACACGACGCGATTGGCTCAAGCTCACCGCCGGAAGCGGCGCGGGATTCGCCCTCACCCCTACCCTGCTCCAGGCGCTGACGCGTCAGGAAATCATGACCCGGGCCGTCCCCGGTACGAGCGAAATGCTCCCGGTCGTCGGTCTGGGCAGCTCGGCCACCTTCTCGCGGGTGGCTCGAAGCGACGATGTGAGCGCGATCCGGGCCGTGCTCCAGACCTTCGTGGACAACGGCGGCTCGGTGTTCGACACCGCACCGTCCTACGGGGCTTCCGAGGAGGTGGCGGGCGAAGTGGCCAACGACCTCGGCATTCAGGATCGCATTTTCTGGGCGACCAAGGTGAACGTGGCGGGTCGCGGCGGCGGAAGCGCCGATCCGGACGAGGCCCGTGCTCAGGTCCGCCGCTCCTTCGACCGTTTCCGGCTCCCGGTCGTCGACCTCATCCAGGTACACAACCTGGGCGATCCTCCGACCCAGCTCGGCATCCTCAAGGAGGAAAAAGAGGCCGCTCGGGTTCGGTACATCGGCATCACAAGCACGAGCGAGCGACGCTATCCCGATCTCGCGGCGGTGATGCGCAACGAGCCCATCGACTTCATCGGCGTCGACTACGCCGTCGACAACCGAGCTTCCGCCGAGGAGATCCTGCCCTTGGCCAGGGAGCGCGGCATCGGTGTGCTGATCTATGCCCCATTCGGACGCACCCGGTTGTGGAATCGGGTAAGCGGACGCGACGTTCCCGAATGGGCCGGGGAGTTCGACGCGCACAGCTGGGCTCAGTTCTTTCTCAAGTTCGTCCTGGCGAACGAGGCCGTGACCGTGGTCACGCCCGCGACCAGCCGACCCGAGCACATGGTCGACAACCTCGGTGCGGGGATGGGCGGGCTTCCCGACGAGGACCAGGTCGAGCGCATGGTCCGGTTGGTGGAGGATCTGCCGCCGGCGTAA